One genomic region from Candidatus Nomurabacteria bacterium encodes:
- a CDS encoding DUF2075 domain-containing protein: MRAWHKSSLADFLEQSTDIIISHLTQGSVNDGFSVEQPQVETWKKEIEILKNQLRYSKNITIFLEFKIPRMGKRIDSVLLIHSDKPHIVILEFKIGQKKFITKDIDQVTDYMLELKNFHLGSHNADIFPVLIASDYYGESQNIEGVCCIGVHGIKKYVDSIEYVTGFGANGWEESPYKPTPTIIEAAQALYSGHNVQEITRNEAGDNIVTTCRKINEIIEDCKKNKRKVIIFVTGVPGAGKTLVGLNIATQKRDLSSNDHAILLSGNGPLVNVLTEALARDDKCSYGTKIVDARNKVKSFIQIVHHYRDEYIKDINAPSEHVAIFDEAQRAWDGDTITNWMNRNNREWVHGESEPGFLISTMDRHDDWACIVCLVGGGQELKKGEAGIGAWIDAVPENWQIAISPNIMDSEYNVSKVPASARKIKELHLSTTMRSFRSEKLSHFIKALLDIDDSASKIYNDLKETYPIRITRDLKLAKKWIRSQAKGTERIGMVATSRAQRLIPYAIDSNKKVNEVHYFLGSKESNKSSYFLEDAASEFVCQGLELDYTLLCWDADMRFNDDGWQYFNSKNNIEKGIVWQNNKSNQQEAKNAYRVLLTRARQGMVIFIPHGNYPPDPTRKQEYYDNTYNYLRSVGLEELSVSTRDIGY, encoded by the coding sequence ATGAGAGCATGGCACAAATCATCATTGGCAGATTTTTTAGAACAAAGTACTGATATTATTATTAGTCATTTAACTCAAGGGAGTGTTAATGACGGCTTCAGTGTTGAACAACCACAAGTTGAAACATGGAAGAAAGAAATTGAAATATTAAAAAACCAATTACGGTATTCCAAAAATATAACCATATTTTTGGAATTCAAAATTCCTCGAATGGGTAAAAGAATAGACTCTGTCTTGTTGATACATTCAGATAAACCTCATATAGTAATCTTAGAGTTTAAAATTGGCCAGAAAAAATTTATAACTAAGGATATAGATCAAGTAACAGATTATATGCTTGAACTCAAAAATTTCCACTTAGGATCACATAATGCAGATATATTCCCGGTATTAATTGCGTCTGACTATTATGGTGAGTCACAAAATATCGAAGGCGTTTGCTGTATTGGTGTACATGGCATTAAGAAGTATGTTGATAGTATTGAATACGTCACTGGATTTGGAGCGAATGGATGGGAAGAATCACCCTATAAACCAACTCCTACAATAATTGAGGCAGCTCAAGCCTTATACTCAGGACATAACGTTCAGGAGATTACTAGAAACGAAGCGGGAGATAATATCGTCACTACTTGCCGAAAGATCAACGAAATTATCGAAGATTGTAAAAAGAATAAAAGAAAAGTAATTATTTTTGTGACTGGTGTTCCCGGCGCAGGAAAAACATTAGTAGGGTTAAACATAGCAACCCAAAAACGGGATCTTAGTTCTAATGACCACGCTATACTGCTGTCGGGTAATGGACCGTTAGTTAACGTATTGACGGAAGCATTAGCTAGAGATGATAAGTGTAGTTATGGCACCAAAATTGTCGATGCTAGGAACAAAGTAAAATCTTTCATTCAAATAGTTCATCATTACCGCGATGAGTATATTAAAGACATAAATGCACCCAGTGAGCATGTCGCAATATTTGATGAAGCACAAAGAGCTTGGGACGGTGACACAATTACAAATTGGATGAATAGAAATAATAGAGAATGGGTGCATGGTGAATCAGAACCTGGGTTTTTAATAAGCACCATGGATAGACATGATGACTGGGCATGCATAGTGTGTCTTGTGGGCGGTGGACAAGAGTTAAAAAAGGGAGAAGCAGGTATCGGTGCCTGGATAGATGCCGTTCCTGAAAATTGGCAAATTGCAATATCACCAAACATTATGGACTCTGAGTATAACGTTTCAAAAGTACCTGCAAGTGCGAGGAAGATTAAAGAGCTTCATCTATCTACAACGATGCGCTCATTTAGATCAGAGAAACTATCACATTTTATCAAAGCACTCTTAGACATTGATGATTCAGCCAGTAAAATATACAATGACCTTAAAGAAACCTACCCCATCAGAATAACGAGAGACTTAAAGCTTGCAAAAAAATGGATTAGAAGTCAAGCAAAGGGCACAGAGAGAATTGGAATGGTTGCAACCAGCAGAGCCCAAAGACTAATTCCATATGCGATAGACTCAAACAAGAAGGTTAACGAGGTGCATTATTTTCTGGGGAGTAAAGAGAGTAATAAAAGTTCGTATTTCTTAGAAGATGCCGCATCAGAATTTGTCTGTCAAGGACTAGAGCTTGACTACACGCTCCTTTGCTGGGATGCAGACATGCGTTTTAATGACGATGGGTGGCAATATTTCAATTCAAAAAATAATATTGAAAAAGGTATCGTCTGGCAGAATAACAAATCGAATCAACAAGAAGCAAAAAACGCATATCGCGTACTGTTAACAAGAGCTAGGCAAGGAATGGTTATCTTCATACCTCATGGCAACTATCCACCTGACCCAACAAGAAAACAAGAATATTATGATAATACTTATAACTACTTGAGATCTGTTGGATTAGAAGAGCTCTCCGTATCAACTAGAGATATTGGATATTAA
- a CDS encoding polysaccharide deacetylase family protein encodes MFKSFVQKIQFLVLLTLCSFVFGSIRSPHVHASVQNPTPQAQVSFTFDDGASSVYNKAVPTLAQYGFTGTSYVITGCVGMVTVPNNCEADNDVPYMTWSQVVSLQNTYGWEVGSHGVSHQLMSEISAKKIDKELLDSKNQLVAHGLNVSSFATPYGDYNQKVLANIAKYYSSHRPFHDTGYNHWPYNDYLLRVQQVQAGVSVDTVKSYIDQASNDGTWLILVFHDIRDVPSTNPEDYQYSTADLSAIASYIKSKNIKVTNIDKGIVKSDASDNLVASPDTGKTIGGGWTTDTPKAVKIDATSKGSNPDPVKSIKVTANAKKSIHVFTPLVTIQPNDQYVVKGYINLDKNSKGVGLYIDEYDASGNWISGQYKQTINTWYDKDISFMYVASSSSVACARLQIIVTANSGVKVYIDNVRWFVAVSGPAPDPELVNLLTNGDFEQGLTGWSIDDPAISLDTANNGTSPTPVNSIKLTNIEDRSVQLFSSKVNVINSKTYNINADMNVLSLNANGEIGFYIDEYDTSGNWISGQYLYTVRQNGLNKVDFSYTPTSINVASSSLQVIVSKGIGTVAYLDNVKFTTA; translated from the coding sequence ATGTTTAAATCTTTTGTCCAAAAAATTCAGTTTCTTGTATTATTAACTTTATGTAGTTTTGTTTTTGGGTCTATCAGGAGTCCTCATGTACATGCTAGTGTACAGAATCCAACTCCCCAAGCACAGGTATCGTTTACTTTTGATGATGGTGCTTCGAGCGTGTATAACAAGGCCGTTCCAACTTTAGCGCAATATGGGTTTACTGGTACAAGTTATGTTATTACCGGTTGTGTAGGTATGGTGACGGTTCCTAATAATTGTGAAGCAGATAACGATGTGCCGTATATGACATGGAGCCAGGTTGTTTCACTGCAAAATACTTATGGCTGGGAGGTTGGATCGCACGGGGTTAGTCATCAATTGATGTCTGAGATTTCAGCAAAAAAGATTGATAAAGAATTGTTAGATAGTAAAAACCAGTTAGTTGCACATGGGCTTAACGTTTCTTCTTTTGCCACACCTTACGGTGATTATAATCAAAAAGTTTTAGCAAATATTGCTAAATATTACTCTAGCCATCGCCCTTTCCATGATACCGGGTATAATCATTGGCCATATAATGATTATTTACTTCGCGTTCAGCAAGTTCAGGCTGGAGTGAGTGTCGATACTGTTAAGAGTTATATTGATCAAGCATCGAACGATGGAACGTGGTTAATTTTGGTATTCCATGATATCAGAGATGTGCCAAGCACCAACCCGGAGGATTACCAATATAGCACTGCAGATTTATCTGCGATTGCCTCTTACATTAAAAGCAAAAATATTAAAGTGACGAATATTGATAAAGGGATTGTTAAGTCAGACGCAAGCGATAATTTGGTGGCATCACCTGATACGGGTAAAACTATTGGTGGTGGCTGGACAACCGATACGCCTAAGGCAGTAAAGATTGACGCAACATCTAAGGGTAGTAATCCTGATCCAGTAAAATCAATAAAGGTTACTGCAAATGCCAAGAAGAGTATACATGTCTTTACTCCATTAGTAACTATTCAGCCAAATGATCAATATGTGGTTAAAGGCTATATTAATTTGGATAAGAATTCAAAAGGTGTCGGATTGTATATCGATGAATACGATGCCAGTGGCAATTGGATTAGTGGGCAGTATAAGCAAACAATTAATACTTGGTATGACAAAGATATTTCATTTATGTACGTTGCTAGCTCGAGCTCAGTAGCTTGTGCTCGCTTACAGATTATTGTTACAGCAAATTCTGGTGTTAAAGTTTACATTGATAACGTTAGATGGTTTGTCGCTGTTAGTGGCCCTGCCCCAGATCCGGAATTAGTGAATTTGCTTACCAATGGTGATTTTGAGCAAGGCTTGACTGGTTGGAGTATTGATGATCCTGCCATATCTTTAGATACTGCAAATAACGGAACATCGCCAACGCCCGTGAATTCCATAAAACTAACTAACATTGAAGACCGAAGCGTACAACTATTTTCGTCAAAGGTTAACGTAATAAATTCTAAAACCTACAATATCAATGCAGATATGAATGTACTGTCTTTGAATGCGAACGGTGAAATAGGTTTTTATATCGATGAATACGATACCAGTGGCAATTGGATTAGCGGACAGTACCTATATACAGTAAGACAAAATGGGTTAAATAAAGTTGATTTTTCATATACTCCAACCTCTATAAATGTTGCTTCATCTAGCTTGCAGGTTATCGTGTCTAAAGGTATTGGCACCGTAGCATATCTAGATAACGTGAAATTCACCACTGCATGA
- a CDS encoding sortase, translating into MKNKLRILIAIFGLFLLLVGSWILMKGSYVDEEYKYIPTQAEALRQDSGSSVNKTQATPSNSPNSNLSGYPVRIVLPDVNIDIGVAKGYYNSSTKKWTISRDKAYYAVMTKRPNTEGGNTFIYGHNRSNVFSRLLKIKSGSIATITTDNNKKFVYQLERSYTTNPNDSGILNYEGDPILTLQTCSGANFQHRTLYIFKLIKVKNA; encoded by the coding sequence ATGAAGAATAAGTTACGTATTTTAATTGCGATATTTGGACTGTTCTTACTTCTTGTTGGGTCGTGGATACTAATGAAGGGTAGCTACGTGGATGAGGAATATAAGTATATACCTACCCAGGCTGAAGCACTCAGACAGGATAGTGGAAGTTCGGTAAATAAGACGCAAGCCACACCCAGTAATTCGCCCAATTCCAATTTGTCTGGCTATCCAGTCCGTATTGTGTTGCCGGATGTGAATATTGATATTGGGGTCGCAAAAGGCTATTACAATAGCTCTACAAAGAAATGGACTATTAGTCGGGACAAAGCTTATTATGCTGTGATGACTAAACGACCAAATACTGAAGGTGGAAACACCTTTATTTATGGACATAATAGATCAAATGTTTTTTCAAGGTTGCTGAAGATAAAATCTGGAAGCATAGCTACCATAACAACAGACAATAACAAGAAGTTTGTTTATCAACTAGAACGTTCTTATACCACAAATCCAAACGACAGCGGAATTCTTAATTACGAAGGCGACCCCATACTAACCCTACAAACCTGCTCTGGAGCAAATTTTCAACATCGAACATTATATATTTTTAAACTTATTAAGGTAAAAAATGCTTAA
- a CDS encoding HAD family phosphatase: MNKVLGKLVSNFAVIFDMDGVLIDSVKYHWQAMNQVLAKYNIHIEDSERRHYIGQSVIHQLNQISEKFQTTLNIDTIIEELKPIKEDLQKGIQPKEGVDQLIGLLHENGIPIAIGTSSTTADTERKLTDAGIFHNFETLVTHDDITEHKPDPTVYLAAAKKLHIQPSQCIVIEDAPSGIEAAKRAGMKCIAITAVYTTDDDLNGADIIVHSLLEVDLKLLDNLLTVSE, translated from the coding sequence ATGAACAAGGTTTTAGGAAAATTAGTGAGTAATTTTGCCGTCATCTTTGATATGGACGGTGTCCTGATTGACAGCGTTAAGTATCATTGGCAAGCAATGAACCAAGTGCTCGCAAAGTACAATATCCATATTGAGGACAGTGAACGCAGACACTACATTGGTCAATCAGTCATACATCAACTCAATCAAATTAGCGAAAAGTTCCAAACCACACTTAATATAGATACAATAATAGAGGAATTAAAGCCGATAAAGGAAGATTTACAGAAAGGGATACAGCCAAAAGAGGGCGTCGATCAACTCATAGGGCTCCTTCACGAAAACGGTATTCCTATCGCCATCGGCACGAGTAGCACAACAGCAGATACTGAGCGAAAGTTAACTGATGCTGGCATTTTTCATAACTTTGAAACATTAGTAACCCACGATGATATTACGGAGCACAAACCAGACCCTACTGTATATCTCGCCGCTGCCAAAAAGCTACATATCCAGCCGAGCCAGTGTATAGTCATCGAGGACGCTCCATCTGGTATCGAAGCAGCAAAACGGGCGGGTATGAAGTGTATCGCAATAACTGCGGTGTATACTACCGATGACGATTTGAACGGAGCTGATATTATTGTTCACTCTCTACTGGAAGTAGACCTGAAATTACTAGACAATTTATTGACGGTTAGTGAGTAG
- a CDS encoding ATP-dependent Clp protease ATP-binding subunit has translation MNSDNLHCDISSQRAIKARVGSWLEKSSIRNLMMMVIFLSLLTLLWLIIIQQNAVGWLLLIPIGILSVFLIWYHGELNELSPASSLDDVRDLSDVMSRNLLSKITKDQTPKGLAQVVSKQPGGYFFGARFGIGREFLQELSAVDEGSTALVWKLAIELAKKTGNIEVDSGALAGALIMSIPDAEPILAKLSLEKQDIENGVEWFAHIRKMIENANEKSHFGGIGRDLSFGWAPILNHVGFNITESIQAGGFLRRSVASREQNIDQMMRLLDQSGRRNVVLVGEAGVGKTTLVYSLASRLLSAKVKHSHQLKYQQVIALDASNLIANAKAKGQLEDLLIRVFNEAIHAKNVVIFLDDAQLFLRDGTGSVDLSNLLLPILQGGALRIILSMTDQEWLRLSQENPGLAQLANRVIVSPLEHEETIQVVEDEVILLESKNKQIYMYQSIGEAYQLAERFIHEQAFPGKAIKLLESASNFPESERFITAKSVKQAVEKSFDVKVQSADTASERDILLNLEQKIHQRMINQTRAVTLVSDALRRARSGVRNQNKPIGTFLFLGPTGVGKTELSKALASVYFGGEERLVRVDLNEYSRADDTNRLLAIGSTDPYSLCAQIAKQPFSVVLLDEIEKAHPNVLNILLQMLDEGILRDSANKAISFRDAIIICTSNAGAEQIRAHIAQGQNLEDFEDAFIDELINANIFRPEFLNRFDEIILFRPLKKEELIQLVDLLLNSLNKTLADRKVSVVLTDRAKSFLAEKGYDPRLGARPLRRVMQRAVENVVAQKLLSGQISPGQQIQIDAPELHQALSSR, from the coding sequence ATGAATAGTGATAACTTGCATTGTGACATTAGTAGCCAGCGCGCAATTAAGGCAAGAGTCGGATCTTGGTTAGAAAAATCATCAATCAGAAACTTGATGATGATGGTTATTTTTTTGAGCTTGCTAACTTTATTGTGGTTGATAATCATTCAACAAAATGCAGTGGGTTGGCTACTCTTAATTCCAATAGGTATTTTGAGTGTGTTTTTAATTTGGTATCATGGTGAGCTTAATGAATTGTCGCCTGCATCATCACTTGATGATGTTCGAGATTTAAGCGATGTAATGAGTCGTAACCTATTATCTAAAATAACAAAAGACCAAACACCAAAAGGATTAGCGCAGGTTGTGAGTAAGCAACCGGGTGGCTACTTTTTTGGCGCACGTTTTGGTATAGGCAGGGAGTTTTTGCAAGAGCTTTCGGCTGTGGACGAAGGTTCAACAGCGTTGGTATGGAAACTTGCAATTGAGCTGGCAAAAAAAACTGGCAATATTGAGGTAGATTCTGGCGCGCTTGCAGGAGCACTGATTATGTCAATTCCTGATGCCGAACCAATTCTTGCTAAGCTATCTTTAGAAAAACAAGATATAGAAAATGGTGTTGAATGGTTTGCGCATATTCGTAAAATGATAGAAAACGCTAACGAGAAGAGTCATTTTGGGGGTATTGGACGTGATTTAAGTTTTGGCTGGGCCCCGATATTAAATCATGTTGGGTTTAATATTACTGAGAGCATTCAGGCTGGGGGTTTCTTGCGTCGTAGCGTAGCTAGTAGAGAGCAGAATATTGATCAAATGATGCGATTACTTGACCAATCTGGTCGACGAAATGTTGTGCTTGTTGGTGAAGCCGGCGTAGGTAAGACCACTTTAGTTTATAGTTTAGCCTCACGTTTGTTGAGTGCAAAAGTTAAGCATTCACACCAACTAAAATATCAGCAAGTAATAGCGCTCGATGCTTCAAATTTGATTGCCAACGCAAAGGCTAAGGGGCAGTTAGAAGACCTATTGATTCGTGTATTTAATGAGGCAATTCATGCCAAGAATGTAGTAATTTTTTTGGATGACGCACAGTTATTCTTGAGAGACGGCACCGGGTCGGTTGATTTATCCAATCTGCTGTTACCAATCTTGCAAGGTGGGGCGCTAAGAATTATTTTATCGATGACAGACCAAGAATGGCTTAGATTAAGTCAAGAAAATCCTGGATTAGCACAATTGGCTAATAGGGTAATAGTTAGTCCACTTGAACATGAAGAAACGATTCAGGTAGTCGAAGATGAGGTCATTTTACTGGAGTCAAAAAATAAACAAATCTATATGTATCAATCAATTGGCGAAGCCTATCAGCTTGCCGAAAGGTTTATTCACGAACAAGCTTTTCCGGGCAAGGCAATAAAGTTGCTTGAATCGGCTAGTAATTTTCCTGAATCGGAGCGCTTCATAACGGCCAAAAGTGTCAAACAGGCAGTAGAAAAATCCTTTGATGTCAAAGTACAATCTGCCGATACAGCCTCAGAAAGAGACATATTGTTGAATTTAGAGCAGAAAATTCACCAGAGAATGATTAACCAAACTCGAGCAGTAACCCTGGTGAGTGATGCTTTGAGACGCGCGCGTAGTGGTGTGCGAAACCAAAATAAGCCTATCGGTACTTTCTTGTTTCTGGGACCAACAGGTGTCGGCAAGACTGAGCTCTCTAAAGCTTTAGCATCAGTATATTTTGGCGGAGAAGAACGATTGGTGCGTGTTGATTTAAACGAATATTCACGAGCCGATGATACCAATCGATTATTAGCAATTGGTTCAACGGATCCATATAGTCTATGTGCTCAAATCGCTAAACAGCCTTTTAGTGTAGTGTTGTTGGATGAAATAGAGAAGGCTCACCCTAATGTTTTGAATATTTTACTTCAGATGTTGGATGAAGGAATTTTGCGTGATAGCGCCAATAAGGCTATTAGTTTTCGTGATGCCATAATTATTTGCACCAGTAATGCTGGTGCTGAGCAAATAAGGGCACATATTGCTCAGGGTCAAAATCTTGAAGATTTTGAAGACGCTTTTATAGATGAGTTAATTAACGCAAATATTTTTAGACCAGAATTTTTGAACAGATTTGATGAAATTATCTTATTCAGGCCTCTTAAAAAAGAAGAACTTATTCAGCTAGTTGATCTATTACTAAATTCACTGAACAAAACTTTGGCAGATCGCAAAGTTAGTGTTGTTCTAACCGATCGTGCTAAATCTTTCTTGGCGGAAAAAGGATACGATCCACGTTTAGGTGCGCGCCCTCTCCGTCGAGTAATGCAACGTGCAGTAGAGAATGTTGTTGCGCAGAAATTATTATCTGGCCAGATTTCTCCAGGTCAACAAATCCAAATAGACGCCCCAGAACTTCACCAAGCACTATCTTCAAGATAA
- a CDS encoding HD domain-containing protein has protein sequence MQTLERHLNELPIVDYVGLQNYDDLLHDAHILAKENHVDEMLQSSTFELLEEMRVYDEDIAIGGLRTLPVALSTASEIGLFYDIDIDRGSIFASSLLHDVGKMALPKELLVKSTIGQEWTTADTLTMRQHIYTGGMILRNRCLPVTVIRSVEEHHHKQTGGNEYGIDAHLNNEERICRDAVAIADFAEADINRTNTRNQDLSRAQREQEICKDIRYVLGDYSYCDELSRVVAGQILGYTSTSLLLAG, from the coding sequence ATGCAAACTTTAGAACGACACTTAAACGAATTACCTATTGTTGATTACGTTGGTCTGCAAAATTATGATGATTTGTTGCATGATGCTCATATTTTAGCCAAAGAAAACCATGTAGATGAGATGTTGCAAAGCTCAACGTTTGAACTCTTAGAAGAAATGAGGGTTTACGATGAAGATATTGCTATTGGTGGGCTCCGTACTTTGCCGGTAGCCTTAAGTACTGCTAGTGAGATAGGGTTGTTTTATGATATTGACATAGATCGGGGATCAATTTTTGCAAGCTCTTTATTGCATGATGTCGGAAAGATGGCTTTACCAAAAGAATTGTTAGTAAAAAGCACTATTGGGCAAGAATGGACAACTGCAGATACTCTTACGATGCGTCAACATATATATACTGGCGGAATGATATTACGTAACAGATGTTTGCCGGTTACGGTAATACGTTCGGTTGAAGAACATCACCATAAGCAAACTGGCGGTAACGAATATGGTATTGATGCACACTTAAATAACGAAGAACGAATTTGTCGTGATGCTGTGGCTATCGCTGATTTTGCAGAAGCGGATATTAATCGAACCAATACTAGAAATCAGGACTTATCGCGCGCTCAAAGAGAGCAAGAAATCTGTAAAGATATCCGCTATGTTTTAGGTGATTATTCTTATTGTGATGAGCTTTCTCGGGTTGTGGCAGGCCAAATTCTTGGATATACCAGTACTTCTTTGTTGCTAGCAGGTTAA
- a CDS encoding histidine phosphatase family protein, with the protein MKRILYVRHGESTANINGVAGVSDAQLTEKGAEQAKITGQHLKNEGVVTIACSPFIRARQTAEIIAQELNYPVYEIVTIDELQERYLGEFEGTTGRPPEFFLNSDNEGGIESRQHMIDRATKAIAKLKEITEERGGTTLAIAHGQIGYYTTQVSKGRTRFEDFDSPAEMNNAEFVELWRVESNMTELLPEQPVSSEVLKEHPVIAVDIDGVLFDTPGHAVERWNSIHGTSYKVEDIFDHNAVHDKVLFRHWHDSGIETDKDTGEKYDDGFYGAQKDVANYLLIPGAREVLARLKHEYGASLHALTARKKANLGDVTLTALGEHFGVGEEEEYLIDELHFSGDPDHDNQVDENGKKIDLTDKGTYLREKLGAHIMVEDSVKNALSAQKAGVASFVLAQAYNQNGKHDWPPEKTAHDWDELYHLISKSLDEQGFRKISE; encoded by the coding sequence ATGAAAAGAATACTTTATGTTCGTCACGGCGAAAGTACTGCCAATATCAACGGCGTTGCAGGCGTAAGCGATGCGCAGCTCACCGAAAAAGGCGCAGAACAAGCAAAAATTACTGGGCAACATCTAAAAAACGAAGGTGTCGTTACGATTGCTTGCTCGCCATTTATTCGTGCTCGCCAGACTGCCGAGATTATCGCGCAAGAGCTCAACTACCCTGTGTATGAAATTGTTACGATTGACGAACTACAAGAACGCTATTTAGGTGAGTTTGAGGGAACAACTGGCAGACCACCAGAGTTCTTTCTAAACTCTGACAATGAGGGAGGAATTGAATCGCGCCAGCACATGATTGACCGCGCCACTAAAGCTATCGCAAAGCTCAAGGAAATCACCGAGGAGCGTGGCGGTACGACATTAGCTATCGCTCACGGACAGATTGGTTACTACACGACACAAGTTTCAAAAGGTCGCACTCGTTTCGAGGACTTTGACTCACCAGCCGAGATGAATAACGCAGAGTTTGTGGAACTATGGAGAGTAGAGAGTAATATGACCGAACTATTACCAGAACAGCCGGTAAGCTCAGAAGTATTGAAGGAGCACCCTGTAATTGCCGTGGACATTGACGGTGTATTGTTTGATACCCCTGGGCACGCCGTAGAGCGATGGAATAGTATTCACGGCACCAGCTACAAAGTTGAAGATATCTTTGATCATAATGCCGTTCACGACAAAGTGTTATTCCGCCACTGGCATGACAGTGGAATAGAGACCGATAAAGATACCGGCGAGAAATACGACGATGGATTTTACGGTGCACAAAAAGACGTTGCTAACTACCTACTTATACCAGGTGCTCGTGAAGTCCTAGCAAGGCTCAAACATGAATACGGAGCCTCACTTCACGCATTAACTGCTCGCAAGAAAGCAAATCTAGGAGACGTAACTCTTACTGCTCTCGGCGAACATTTCGGTGTCGGTGAGGAAGAAGAATATCTGATTGATGAGCTACATTTCTCTGGTGATCCTGACCATGACAATCAGGTAGATGAAAACGGCAAAAAAATTGATCTGACAGACAAAGGAACGTACCTCCGCGAAAAGCTTGGTGCACACATCATGGTTGAAGACAGCGTTAAAAACGCATTGAGTGCTCAAAAGGCTGGTGTTGCATCCTTTGTACTTGCTCAGGCATACAACCAAAATGGTAAGCATGACTGGCCACCGGAAAAAACCGCCCACGACTGGGATGAACTCTATCATTTGATTTCCAAGTCATTAGATGAACAAGGTTTTAGGAAAATTAGTGAGTAA